From a single Pongo pygmaeus isolate AG05252 chromosome 12, NHGRI_mPonPyg2-v2.0_pri, whole genome shotgun sequence genomic region:
- the FAM110C gene encoding protein FAM110C, translating into MRALAALNAPPNERLLPRDPAAPRDPDAARPARRSAVERLAADRAKYVRGRPGTGRGVASEGSGPGAIKCPGNDPGPPARAPAPVARRAIARKPLRPDSLIIYRQKCEFVRGPGADGPRASLVKKLFQGPGKDKAPVPRTGDEGKAGNPETVPTTPGPAADPAPPETPAPATRSAAPSRAPAAPPGPEPRVLRRRGLQRSQSDLSSRYSAALAESDTFFQYCGLDPEVVEALGRENFTAGSDCVTLKVRSVSVATSGSGFSRHSGGDDDGLQEEELMEQVPSTTSVIERNARIIKWLYTCKKAKETPSQEQSRTRGSKLSR; encoded by the coding sequence ATGCGCGCCCTGGCGGCCCTGAACGCGCCCCCGAACGAGCGGCTCCTTCCCCGGGACCCCGCGGCTCCCCGGGACCCCGACGCCGCGCGGCCGGCGCGCAGGAGCGCAGTGGAGAGGCTGGCGGCCGACCGCGCCAAGTACGTGCGGGGTCGGCCGGGGACTGGCCGGGGCGTCGCTTCCGAGGGCAGCGGCCCGGGGGCGATCAAGTGCCCGGGGAACGACCCTGGGCCCCCGGCCCGCGCCCCCGCCCCGGTGGCGCGCAGGGCTATTGCGCGGAAGCCGTTGAGACCGGACTCGCTGATCATCTACCGGCAGAAATGCGAGTTCGTGCGAGGACCGGGCGCCGACGGCCCCAGGGCGAGCCTGGTGAAGAAGCTCTTCCAGGGGCCGGGTAAGGACAAGGCGCCGGTGCCCCGGACGGGAGACGAGGGCAAGGCCGGGAACCCGGAGACCGTCCCGACCACTCCCGGCCCCGCAGCGGACCCCGCACCCCCCGAGACCCCAGCCCCGGCCACGCGGTCCGCTGCGCCCTCCCGTGCCCCGGCCGCGCCCCCTGGCCCAGAGCCGCGGGTGCTGAGGCGTCGGGGGCTGCAGCGCTCACAGTCGGACCTCAGCTCCCGCTACTCCGCTGCCTTGGCCGAGTCTGACACGTTCTTCCAGTACTGCGGCCTGGACCCCGAGGTGGTGGAGGCCCTAGGGAGGGAGAACTTCACCGCGGGGTCGGACTGTGTGACCCTCAAGGTGCGCAGCGTGAGCGTCGCCACCTCCGGCAGCGGCTTCTCCCGGCACAGCGGCGGCGACGACGACGGGCTGCAGGAGGAGGAGCTGATGGAGCAGGTGCCCAGCACCACTTCGGTCATCGAGAGGAACGCCCGCATCATCAAGTGGCTGTACACCTGTAAGAAGGCCAAGGAGACCCCCAGCCAGGAGCAGAGCCGGACCCGAG